In a single window of the uncultured Pseudodesulfovibrio sp. genome:
- a CDS encoding AEC family transporter: protein MWLFIFAHQIANHKYRLTIYGKLYAHFIFISNHFGIGMEQFILISIFVAIGALFKRLPVFPEDTDQVLNMFALYIALPAVILIKVPQLSFSTDMIVPAVLPWFMLVFSAALVLWMGKLFKWSREVTGVLLLVVPIGNTSFMGVPMVMAFFGEQGIPPLIIYDQIGTMLIFAVYGSVILAMYGSDAKIKISRVVSRALLFPPTLALFAGLALRSWPYPAPVFDSLQMLSKMLTPLVMTAIGFQLKIRLSPAILHPLGYGLAIKLAVAPIFALGICRLMGFYGLSVDVSVFEAGMPPMVTAGALAMAAGLMPELAAATISLGMIISFMTLPILYNII, encoded by the coding sequence GTGTGGCTTTTCATTTTTGCACATCAAATTGCCAATCATAAGTATCGACTGACTATTTATGGTAAGCTATACGCACACTTTATCTTTATCTCAAACCATTTCGGAATCGGTATGGAACAATTCATATTAATTAGTATTTTTGTGGCTATTGGTGCGCTTTTCAAGCGACTTCCGGTATTTCCGGAAGACACGGATCAAGTCCTGAATATGTTTGCGCTTTACATAGCTCTGCCCGCTGTCATCCTTATCAAGGTGCCGCAATTATCTTTTTCGACCGATATGATTGTCCCAGCCGTTCTACCCTGGTTTATGTTGGTTTTTTCGGCAGCTCTGGTGCTGTGGATGGGAAAACTGTTCAAATGGTCGAGAGAGGTTACAGGAGTACTTCTGCTGGTGGTTCCCATCGGAAACACCTCTTTCATGGGGGTCCCCATGGTTATGGCGTTTTTTGGCGAACAAGGTATCCCGCCGCTGATAATTTACGATCAAATCGGGACGATGCTTATTTTCGCAGTCTACGGTTCCGTGATCCTCGCAATGTATGGGAGTGACGCGAAAATTAAAATATCCCGAGTTGTCAGCAGGGCTCTCCTGTTCCCTCCCACGCTGGCACTCTTTGCGGGGTTGGCTCTCCGATCCTGGCCATATCCGGCCCCGGTTTTCGACAGCCTGCAAATGCTTTCGAAAATGTTGACGCCATTGGTCATGACGGCCATCGGCTTTCAGTTGAAGATCAGGTTGAGTCCAGCAATTCTGCACCCGCTTGGATACGGGTTGGCTATCAAGCTGGCTGTGGCTCCGATCTTCGCTCTTGGCATTTGCCGGTTGATGGGTTTTTACGGCCTGAGCGTGGATGTTTCGGTTTTTGAAGCAGGAATGCCACCGATGGTCACGGCAGGCGCTCTAGCGATGGCAGCAGGACTGATGCCGGAATTGGCCGCAGCTACGATAAGTCTCGGAATGATCATCTCTTTTATGACCTTACCAATTCTATACAATATTATCTGA
- a CDS encoding LysR family transcriptional regulator produces the protein MNLNWNDVRYFLSVSRTSSFVAASQQLQVTHSTVARRISALEAALDAELFIRTERGCLLTESGQQLLPLAENMERSAMNFQEHSRNVGERLSGKIRIGCPDGLGNCFLAFEFKTLQMQNPLLEVELVSVPIYYSLSKKEVDILITVKRPTAKNIIAENITSYNLGLFASRAYLKSNPPPSHVKDLKEHRLIGYIDDLIYDQELHFLEEIYPQAKTCFRSSTVLAQMNAIKAGIGIGVIPYFMARKEDDLEQVLPDKFVKRNFWAQINPDSSQQARVKEAMNFIIERIRSSSKQFIN, from the coding sequence GTGAACCTCAACTGGAATGACGTGCGTTACTTCCTGTCAGTCAGCAGGACCAGCTCCTTTGTTGCGGCTTCGCAGCAACTTCAGGTTACGCATAGCACTGTTGCGCGCAGGATTTCAGCCCTCGAAGCGGCGTTGGATGCAGAGCTTTTCATCAGAACCGAGAGAGGATGCCTGTTGACGGAGTCCGGACAACAGCTACTCCCCTTGGCTGAAAACATGGAGCGGTCTGCAATGAATTTTCAGGAGCATTCCCGGAATGTAGGAGAACGGCTTTCCGGCAAAATTCGGATAGGATGCCCTGACGGACTGGGGAATTGTTTTCTGGCCTTTGAGTTTAAAACATTACAAATGCAAAATCCTTTGCTGGAAGTCGAGCTTGTTTCCGTTCCTATTTACTACAGTTTATCAAAAAAAGAGGTAGACATCCTTATAACGGTAAAAAGACCGACCGCAAAAAATATAATTGCTGAAAACATAACGAGCTATAACCTCGGCCTATTTGCAAGCCGGGCCTATCTGAAAAGCAATCCTCCCCCATCTCATGTTAAGGATCTCAAAGAGCATCGGCTAATCGGGTATATTGATGACCTCATTTACGATCAAGAATTACACTTTTTGGAGGAGATATACCCTCAGGCTAAGACGTGTTTTCGCAGTTCAACGGTCTTAGCTCAAATGAACGCCATAAAAGCTGGCATCGGGATAGGTGTGATCCCATATTTCATGGCCCGAAAGGAAGACGACTTGGAACAGGTACTTCCCGATAAATTCGTGAAAAGAAACTTTTGGGCTCAAATCAATCCAGATTCAAGTCAGCAAGCACGCGTCAAGGAAGCTATGAACTTCATAATAGAGAGAATACGATCAAGCAGTAAGCAGTTTATAAATTAA
- a CDS encoding MFS transporter: MDGKLDQMKPGGGSRGVDGAAARSDRYRQFFLIMAFFALSVNMRAAITSLPPIVQELRTVFDISDGYAGFLTSIPVLCFGLLTPLIGYLMKGVRLETSVFATLIGLVAGSILRAGGGIGLTVAGTAVIGVSLTVGNIAALLVIGREFPKRISAMTGLYVCGMSCGSMGTMALTAPLSHSLGWRTALAFPALPALIGVMLWVVVVMLDRRKSDPLKEKPCDRAPKDTPAGEACAETPSAPSVSVLRRPLVWLLAASFAAHTFLFYGITAWLPVYLEQTLSMTDAQAGVVASLFQLLGLLGSFGLPLLAGTQRFADRGLFLVVTLTWLLTAAGFWLAPAWWVAWVICGGIGSGGGFTVIFSMIMNRAKDLNENRNMSTVVQTAGYIVAAASPFAIGHMHEISGNWQSGMALLTSASVVMILCGLAATWPTTRAGNNGTRQ; encoded by the coding sequence ATGGACGGCAAATTGGATCAAATGAAACCGGGGGGCGGTTCGCGGGGTGTGGACGGCGCTGCCGCGCGGTCGGACCGCTACCGACAGTTTTTCCTGATCATGGCGTTCTTCGCGCTGTCCGTGAATATGCGGGCGGCCATCACCTCGTTGCCGCCGATCGTGCAGGAATTGCGGACCGTATTCGATATTTCCGACGGGTATGCCGGGTTCCTCACATCCATTCCCGTGCTCTGCTTCGGCCTGCTCACTCCGCTCATCGGGTATCTCATGAAAGGCGTCCGGCTTGAGACTTCGGTCTTTGCCACGTTGATCGGGCTGGTGGCGGGGTCGATACTCCGCGCGGGGGGCGGTATCGGGCTGACCGTGGCCGGAACAGCGGTCATCGGCGTATCCCTTACTGTGGGCAACATCGCCGCTCTGCTGGTGATCGGCCGGGAGTTCCCGAAAAGGATCAGCGCCATGACCGGGCTCTATGTCTGCGGCATGTCCTGCGGCTCCATGGGCACCATGGCCCTGACCGCGCCCCTGTCGCACAGCCTGGGGTGGCGAACCGCCCTCGCCTTTCCCGCTTTGCCCGCCCTGATAGGCGTCATGTTGTGGGTCGTGGTCGTCATGCTCGACCGCCGGAAGTCCGATCCGCTCAAAGAAAAGCCCTGCGATAGGGCCCCAAAAGACACCCCGGCCGGAGAAGCCTGCGCAGAAACGCCCTCCGCCCCTTCGGTATCGGTTCTGCGCCGCCCGCTGGTCTGGCTTTTGGCAGCGTCATTCGCCGCCCATACCTTTCTTTTTTACGGCATCACGGCCTGGCTGCCAGTGTATCTGGAACAAACCCTGTCCATGACCGACGCCCAGGCCGGTGTGGTCGCGTCGCTGTTCCAGTTGCTCGGCCTGCTGGGCTCCTTCGGACTTCCGCTGTTGGCCGGAACCCAGCGTTTCGCCGACAGGGGGCTGTTCCTGGTGGTCACTTTGACATGGCTTCTCACGGCGGCCGGGTTCTGGCTCGCGCCCGCCTGGTGGGTGGCCTGGGTCATTTGCGGCGGTATCGGTTCGGGCGGAGGGTTCACCGTGATTTTCAGCATGATCATGAACCGCGCCAAGGACCTGAACGAGAACAGAAACATGTCGACCGTGGTGCAGACCGCCGGGTACATCGTGGCCGCGGCCAGCCCGTTCGCCATAGGGCACATGCACGAGATTTCGGGAAATTGGCAAAGCGGTATGGCCCTGCTGACCTCGGCTTCGGTAGTCATGATCCTGTGTGGCCTGGCCGCCACCTGGCCGACGACACGCGCTGGCAACAACGGCACCCGGCAGTAG
- a CDS encoding DUF362 domain-containing protein: MGKAKVYFTDFRTKAFGDGLPTKLKKMLKKAGIGDIDMDGRFVAIKMHFGELGNISYLRPNYAKAVADLVKELGGKPFLTDCNTMYPGKRKNALEHLECAWENGFTPLTVGCPVLIGDGLKGTDDVEVPVEGGEYVKAAKIGRTIMDADVFISLTHFKGHEMTGFGGAIKNIGMGCGSRAGKTEQHSGGKPNIDEEKCVGCRACLKECANDALSFDKEAKKTRINHDNCVGCGRCLGACNFDAIAFGLDSAIGDLNRKMAEYTKAVVDGRPQFHISLIVDVSPNCDCHGENDVPILPNLGMLASADALALDQACVDACMEATPLPGSQLAENLSQIGFVDHHDHFTNSRPESEWKTCLEHAEKIGLGTREYELIVVK; encoded by the coding sequence ATGGGAAAAGCAAAAGTCTACTTCACGGACTTTAGGACCAAGGCCTTCGGTGACGGCCTGCCCACCAAACTCAAGAAGATGCTCAAAAAAGCGGGCATCGGCGACATCGACATGGACGGCCGGTTCGTGGCCATCAAGATGCATTTCGGCGAGCTGGGAAATATCAGCTACCTGCGGCCCAACTACGCCAAGGCCGTGGCCGACCTGGTCAAGGAGCTGGGCGGCAAGCCGTTCCTGACCGACTGCAACACCATGTACCCGGGCAAGCGCAAAAACGCCCTGGAACATCTGGAGTGTGCCTGGGAGAACGGTTTCACGCCGCTGACCGTGGGCTGTCCCGTGCTTATCGGTGATGGTCTCAAGGGTACCGACGACGTCGAGGTGCCGGTTGAGGGCGGCGAATACGTCAAGGCCGCCAAGATCGGCCGGACCATCATGGACGCCGACGTGTTCATCAGCCTGACCCACTTCAAGGGCCACGAGATGACCGGCTTCGGCGGGGCAATCAAGAACATCGGCATGGGCTGCGGCTCCCGCGCGGGCAAGACCGAGCAGCACAGCGGCGGCAAGCCGAATATTGATGAGGAAAAGTGTGTGGGATGCCGCGCCTGCCTCAAGGAATGTGCCAACGACGCCCTCAGTTTCGACAAGGAAGCCAAGAAGACCCGCATCAACCACGACAACTGTGTGGGCTGTGGCCGGTGTCTGGGCGCGTGTAACTTCGACGCCATCGCCTTCGGCCTGGATTCCGCCATCGGCGACCTGAACCGGAAGATGGCCGAGTACACCAAGGCCGTGGTCGATGGACGCCCGCAGTTCCACATCTCCCTGATCGTGGACGTCTCCCCGAACTGCGACTGTCACGGCGAAAACGACGTACCCATCCTGCCCAACCTGGGCATGCTGGCCTCCGCCGACGCCCTGGCTCTGGACCAGGCCTGCGTGGACGCCTGCATGGAAGCCACCCCGCTGCCCGGCAGCCAGCTGGCCGAGAACCTGTCCCAAATCGGTTTTGTGGACCATCACGACCACTTCACCAACTCCCGGCCGGAATCCGAATGGAAGACCTGCCTGGAGCATGCCGAGAAGATCGGTCTGGGTACCAGAGAGTACGAACTGATCGTGGTCAAATAG
- a CDS encoding DJ-1/PfpI family protein: MTKGLTYGIFIYEQVAELDFVGPLQVFGASNQLMGGGRIVTIADGVQPLRGVAGLHMIPDYSLEDAPDLDVLLLPGTAKVDEYALGNDKAIDWVREQFDKVDYMTAVCTGTLILQKAGLLKGRKATTHWALMDALAKDPEVTELPDMRYVRDGKVVTSQGISAGIDMALWLVGEIHSPDHARAVRKVLQYDPAPPYGAEV, encoded by the coding sequence ATGACCAAAGGTCTCACCTACGGGATATTCATCTATGAACAAGTGGCGGAGCTGGACTTTGTCGGTCCGCTTCAGGTCTTCGGCGCTTCCAACCAGTTAATGGGTGGTGGCCGGATCGTGACCATCGCGGACGGCGTTCAGCCCCTGCGCGGCGTGGCCGGCCTGCACATGATCCCCGACTATAGCCTGGAGGACGCGCCGGATCTGGACGTACTGCTTCTGCCCGGCACGGCAAAGGTCGACGAATACGCCCTGGGCAACGACAAGGCCATCGATTGGGTTCGCGAGCAGTTCGACAAAGTGGATTACATGACCGCCGTGTGCACCGGGACGCTCATCCTGCAGAAGGCCGGGTTGCTCAAAGGGCGCAAGGCCACGACGCACTGGGCGCTCATGGATGCCCTGGCCAAGGACCCGGAAGTGACCGAACTGCCCGACATGCGCTACGTGCGCGACGGCAAGGTGGTCACCTCCCAGGGGATTTCCGCCGGAATCGACATGGCTCTGTGGCTGGTGGGGGAAATCCATTCTCCGGATCACGCCAGAGCGGTCAGGAAAGTTCTGCAGTACGACCCGGCCCCGCCGTACGGAGCCGAGGTGTAG
- a CDS encoding helix-turn-helix domain-containing protein, with the protein MKKRMEFYFYPGMVALDVAGPLDVFQAADELLARNGRRADGYELRFAANEPGPIATSSGLCLLAEVYPGLLDVDTLLVPGGLAAEKASRDAAHVLDVQASALRARRVASVCSGAFLLAAAGLLDERRATTHWAVADRLAELYPEVRLDADAIYVQDGPIATSAGVTAGIDLALAMVEDDYGPALAIEVARLLLLYRRRPGNQSQFSAALALQAKAGERFKPLIDWVEGHLDQNLTVDRLAEEAHMSSRTFARIFPSETGMSPGRFIEQMRIDRARELLESGAEGLDQIALESGFGREERLRRAFQRRLGISPAQYRAHFQQGEYHDQRSHLRDIHL; encoded by the coding sequence ATGAAAAAGCGCATGGAATTCTATTTCTATCCCGGCATGGTCGCCCTCGACGTCGCGGGGCCGTTGGATGTCTTTCAGGCTGCCGACGAGCTGCTCGCCCGTAACGGGCGCAGGGCTGACGGCTATGAGCTGCGGTTTGCCGCCAACGAACCCGGTCCGATTGCGACTTCATCCGGGCTGTGTCTGCTCGCCGAGGTTTACCCCGGGCTGCTGGACGTGGACACCTTGTTGGTGCCGGGCGGGCTGGCCGCCGAAAAAGCCTCCAGGGACGCGGCCCACGTTCTGGACGTCCAAGCCTCAGCCCTGCGGGCCAGGCGGGTGGCTTCCGTGTGCAGCGGGGCGTTTCTTTTGGCCGCCGCAGGGCTTCTCGACGAACGCAGGGCGACCACCCATTGGGCCGTGGCGGACCGTCTGGCCGAGCTGTATCCCGAGGTGCGTCTGGACGCGGACGCCATTTATGTTCAGGACGGTCCCATCGCCACCAGCGCGGGGGTTACTGCCGGGATCGATCTCGCTCTCGCCATGGTGGAGGACGATTACGGCCCGGCCCTGGCCATCGAGGTCGCGAGGTTGTTGCTCCTCTATCGCAGGCGGCCCGGCAACCAGAGCCAGTTCAGCGCCGCGCTGGCCCTTCAGGCCAAGGCGGGTGAACGTTTCAAGCCTCTGATCGATTGGGTCGAGGGCCACCTGGACCAGAACCTCACCGTGGATCGCCTGGCCGAAGAGGCCCACATGAGTTCACGGACCTTTGCCCGCATATTTCCGTCGGAAACAGGCATGAGCCCCGGCCGGTTCATCGAGCAGATGCGCATTGATCGCGCGCGGGAACTGCTCGAATCCGGTGCCGAGGGGCTGGATCAAATCGCGCTCGAATCCGGCTTCGGCCGGGAGGAGCGTCTGCGTCGCGCCTTCCAGCGAAGGCTCGGCATCAGCCCGGCACAATACCGGGCTCACTTCCAACAAGGAGAATACCATGACCAAAGGTCTCACCTACGGGATATTCATCTATGA
- a CDS encoding AMP-binding protein produces MTRKDRTEGIYSRREVLDESERRQYCQLQLKELLSYAYRYSEDVKKRFDRAQFNVDKFRVLNDLKHIPIIKKKELIFLQSMGPRLGGLLTKDLGELQRVFLSPGPIFDPEDRSEDYWGWTEGFYAAGFRSGDLAQITFNYHLAPAGLMFEEPLRNLSCAVVPAGPGNTNSQIEIMQKLRVTGYVGTPSYLMHLAQKAEEAGLSLRKDLFLEVAFVTGEKFSEKMRSTLEKKFDCIMRQGYGTADVGCIGYECFHKSGLHLSNRAYVEICHPDTGIPLKDGEVGEIVVTAFNRTYPLIRLATGDLGYLDRTPCACGRTSPRLGGIVGRVDTTARIKGMFVYPHQVEQVMARFEEVKRWQIEVTNPGGIDEMILSIEAGQFNQEEELLHLFREKIKLRPILKVLAPGTLPPQIRPIEDKRTWD; encoded by the coding sequence ATGACACGAAAAGACCGTACCGAGGGAATCTATTCCCGCCGCGAGGTGCTCGACGAGTCCGAGCGCAGGCAGTATTGCCAACTGCAGTTGAAAGAGCTGCTTTCCTACGCCTACAGGTACTCCGAGGACGTCAAGAAGCGCTTTGACCGCGCCCAGTTCAACGTGGACAAGTTCCGCGTTCTCAACGACCTCAAGCATATCCCCATCATCAAGAAAAAGGAACTGATTTTCCTCCAGTCCATGGGCCCCCGCCTCGGCGGGCTGCTGACCAAGGACCTGGGCGAGCTGCAGCGCGTGTTCCTTTCTCCCGGCCCGATCTTCGACCCCGAAGACCGCTCCGAGGACTACTGGGGCTGGACCGAAGGTTTCTACGCCGCGGGCTTCCGCTCCGGTGACCTGGCCCAGATCACCTTCAACTACCATCTGGCGCCCGCCGGCCTGATGTTCGAAGAGCCCCTGCGCAACCTGTCCTGCGCCGTGGTGCCTGCCGGTCCCGGCAACACCAACTCGCAGATCGAGATCATGCAGAAGCTGCGCGTCACCGGCTACGTCGGTACGCCCAGCTACCTGATGCACCTTGCCCAGAAGGCCGAGGAAGCGGGCCTGTCCCTGCGCAAGGATCTGTTCCTGGAAGTGGCCTTCGTCACCGGCGAAAAGTTCTCCGAGAAGATGCGTTCCACCCTGGAAAAGAAGTTCGACTGCATCATGCGTCAGGGCTACGGCACCGCGGACGTGGGCTGCATCGGCTACGAGTGCTTCCACAAGTCCGGCCTGCACCTGTCCAACCGCGCCTACGTGGAGATCTGCCATCCCGACACCGGCATTCCGCTCAAGGACGGCGAGGTCGGCGAGATCGTGGTCACCGCCTTCAACCGCACCTACCCGCTCATCCGCCTGGCTACCGGCGACCTCGGCTACCTGGACCGCACTCCGTGCGCCTGCGGCCGTACCTCTCCGCGCCTGGGCGGCATCGTCGGCCGTGTGGACACCACCGCCCGCATCAAGGGCATGTTCGTGTACCCGCATCAGGTCGAGCAGGTCATGGCCCGGTTCGAAGAGGTCAAACGCTGGCAGATCGAAGTCACCAACCCCGGCGGCATCGACGAGATGATCCTGTCCATCGAGGCGGGTCAGTTCAACCAGGAGGAAGAACTCCTCCACCTCTTCCGCGAGAAGATCAAACTGCGCCCCATCCTCAAAGTCCTCGCCCCCGGTACCCTGCCCCCGCAGATCCGGCCCATCGAAGACAAGCGCACCTGGGACTAA
- the fumC gene encoding class II fumarate hydratase, whose translation MFRIETDSLGEVRVPEEALWGAQTQRALTLFTIDGELMPREMIRAYAILKKGCALANAGAGKLSEERRDLIVKACDEILAGQHADMFPLPVWISGSGTQFNMNVNEVIANRCSQLAGRAVGSKEPVHPNDHVNMSQSTNDNFPTVMYMAVATEIVEQLLPSVTAMRDELSSKSEAWSDIVKIGRTHMQDATPLTLGQEFSGYAMMLEDDEKRIRTALESVFELTLGGTAVGTGVNSWPGFAEAAIGHIAELSGLPFAPVRNRFAAQGAHDALVHMSAALKTLANSLNKIASDIRLLSCGPRAGLGELVIPANEPGSSIMPGKVNPTQCESLTMVSLQAMANDLAVTLGGTGGVLEMNVYKPLIVRNVLHSVRLLGDGMHSFTEHLLKGLEPDRERIAAHVSHSLMLVTALTPVIGYDKSAKIALHAHRTGQSLREAALELGFVSAEEFDRVVVPEEMIRPKG comes from the coding sequence ATGTTTCGAATAGAGACGGACAGCCTGGGCGAGGTCCGGGTCCCGGAAGAGGCGTTGTGGGGGGCTCAGACCCAGCGTGCGTTGACCCTGTTCACCATAGACGGCGAGTTGATGCCCAGAGAGATGATCCGGGCATACGCGATCTTGAAGAAAGGCTGTGCGCTGGCCAACGCAGGGGCCGGGAAGTTGAGCGAGGAGCGGCGCGACCTGATCGTGAAGGCTTGCGACGAGATTCTGGCCGGACAGCACGCGGACATGTTTCCGCTTCCGGTATGGATCTCGGGCAGCGGCACGCAGTTCAACATGAACGTGAACGAGGTCATCGCCAACCGATGCTCGCAACTGGCGGGCAGGGCCGTCGGTTCCAAGGAGCCGGTCCATCCCAACGATCACGTCAACATGAGTCAGTCAACTAACGATAACTTTCCGACAGTCATGTATATGGCTGTTGCAACAGAAATTGTTGAGCAGCTGTTGCCATCGGTAACCGCCATGCGCGACGAGCTTTCGAGCAAGTCCGAGGCCTGGAGCGATATCGTCAAGATCGGTCGTACGCACATGCAGGACGCCACCCCCTTGACCTTGGGGCAGGAGTTTTCCGGGTACGCCATGATGTTGGAGGATGACGAGAAACGGATCCGTACCGCGCTTGAATCCGTCTTCGAGTTGACTCTGGGCGGCACGGCGGTGGGTACCGGCGTGAACAGCTGGCCCGGGTTCGCCGAGGCGGCCATCGGGCATATCGCGGAACTGAGCGGGCTGCCGTTCGCTCCGGTCCGGAACCGGTTCGCGGCCCAGGGGGCGCATGACGCCCTGGTGCATATGTCTGCGGCCCTCAAGACCCTGGCCAATTCCCTGAACAAGATCGCCTCGGACATCCGCCTGTTGTCGTGCGGACCGCGCGCCGGGCTGGGCGAGCTGGTCATTCCCGCCAACGAACCGGGGTCGTCGATCATGCCGGGCAAGGTCAACCCGACCCAATGCGAGTCCCTGACCATGGTTTCGCTGCAGGCCATGGCCAACGATCTGGCCGTGACCCTGGGCGGTACGGGCGGCGTGCTGGAAATGAACGTCTATAAGCCGCTGATCGTGCGTAACGTACTACATTCAGTGCGACTTCTGGGCGACGGTATGCACAGCTTCACGGAGCACCTGCTCAAAGGGCTGGAGCCTGACCGGGAGCGCATCGCGGCCCATGTGTCCCATTCGCTCATGCTGGTCACGGCCCTGACCCCGGTGATCGGCTACGACAAGTCGGCCAAGATCGCGCTGCATGCCCACAGGACCGGCCAGAGCCTGCGCGAGGCGGCTCTGGAGCTCGGATTCGTCTCGGCCGAGGAGTTCGACCGGGTGGTGGTTCCGGAGGAAATGATCCGCCCCAAGGGCTAG
- a CDS encoding Crp/Fnr family transcriptional regulator translates to MQPIDLKNEISAFPVFERLDDAQLDRIASHAEVMRFPKKSMFFSEDNSSQGLHVLLTGQVKLFRLAEDGKEQTIFVFGPGEPFCLCSTFSDGKLPANLGALEDSRVLFIPPREYERLVREDPSILLTMMRVMSRRLKEAMDMIDSLSLKQVPSRLMAYFESRHQDGRVTLDLSQRELAKIIGITPEALSRTLRKMADNGDIRMDGNDIVLLDLKK, encoded by the coding sequence ATGCAGCCTATCGATCTCAAGAACGAAATCAGCGCCTTTCCCGTGTTTGAGCGGCTCGATGACGCCCAACTCGACCGCATCGCATCGCACGCAGAAGTCATGCGTTTCCCCAAAAAATCCATGTTCTTCAGCGAGGACAATTCGTCCCAGGGGCTGCATGTGCTCCTGACCGGGCAGGTCAAGCTCTTCCGCCTGGCCGAGGACGGAAAGGAGCAGACCATTTTCGTGTTTGGCCCCGGCGAACCGTTCTGCCTGTGCTCCACCTTTTCTGATGGCAAACTGCCCGCCAACCTGGGTGCGCTCGAGGACAGCCGCGTCCTGTTCATCCCGCCCCGGGAATACGAACGGCTGGTCCGCGAAGACCCGTCCATCCTCCTGACCATGATGCGGGTCATGTCCAGGCGGCTCAAGGAAGCCATGGACATGATCGACTCCCTGTCCCTCAAACAGGTCCCCTCCCGGCTCATGGCCTATTTCGAAAGCCGACACCAGGACGGCCGCGTCACCCTCGATCTGTCCCAGCGCGAGCTGGCCAAGATCATCGGCATCACCCCCGAAGCCCTGTCCCGTACCCTGCGCAAAATGGCCGACAACGGTGACATCCGCATGGACGGCAACGACATCGTTCTGCTCGATTTGAAGAAATAG
- a CDS encoding bile acid:sodium symporter, with amino-acid sequence MFTILQKLTKNLIYAIPAMMLAGFAYGLWADTAWLKTAIIPFTFLMVYPMMVTLKIRKVFEGGDAKAQILTQLINFGLIPFLTFGVGLLFFRDKPYMALGLLLAGLVPTSGMTISWTGFAKGNMSAAVKMTVIGLIAGSLATPFYVQGLMGATIQMQMSAVFKQILFIVFLPMALGYLTQRFLVKRYGQQTFQRDIGPKFPGLSTVGVLGIVFVALALKARTIAAAPGVLLDILVPLLLLYGFNFLVSTVIGKALLPRGDAIALVYGSVMRNLSIALAIAINAFGTQGSDAALVIAMAYIVQVQSAAWYVRFTPKVFGLPEEMVRQPA; translated from the coding sequence ATGTTCACCATATTGCAAAAACTGACCAAAAATCTGATCTACGCCATCCCCGCCATGATGCTCGCCGGGTTCGCCTACGGGCTGTGGGCGGATACTGCCTGGCTGAAGACCGCGATCATCCCGTTCACCTTCCTCATGGTCTATCCCATGATGGTCACACTCAAGATCCGCAAGGTATTCGAGGGGGGCGACGCCAAGGCCCAAATCCTGACCCAGCTCATCAACTTCGGGCTGATTCCCTTCCTGACCTTCGGCGTCGGCCTCCTCTTCTTCCGCGACAAGCCCTACATGGCCCTCGGCCTGCTCCTGGCCGGGCTCGTCCCCACCAGCGGCATGACCATCTCCTGGACCGGATTCGCCAAAGGCAACATGTCCGCCGCGGTCAAGATGACCGTCATCGGCCTGATCGCAGGATCTCTGGCCACCCCCTTCTATGTCCAGGGCCTGATGGGCGCGACCATCCAGATGCAGATGTCCGCCGTGTTCAAGCAGATCCTGTTCATCGTCTTCCTGCCCATGGCGCTCGGCTACCTGACCCAGCGGTTCCTGGTTAAGCGGTACGGCCAACAGACGTTCCAGCGCGACATCGGCCCGAAGTTCCCGGGCCTGTCCACCGTGGGCGTGCTCGGCATCGTGTTCGTGGCCCTGGCCCTCAAGGCCAGGACCATTGCGGCCGCACCCGGCGTGCTCCTGGACATTCTCGTGCCCCTGCTCCTGCTCTACGGCTTCAACTTCCTGGTCTCCACGGTCATCGGCAAGGCCCTGCTGCCGCGCGGCGATGCCATCGCACTGGTCTACGGCTCGGTCATGCGCAACCTGTCCATCGCCCTGGCCATCGCCATCAACGCCTTCGGCACACAGGGCTCGGACGCCGCCCTGGTCATCGCCATGGCCTATATCGTCCAGGTCCAGTCCGCAGCATGGTACGTCCGCTTCACCCCCAAGGTCTTCGGCCTGCCCGAGGAGATGGTCCGCCAGCCGGCTTAG